The Pseudomonas sp. LFM046 region AGGGCCGCTGCCGCCTCTACGACTGCCGTGGCGAGCAGTTCACCGCCACCCCGCTGCAATTGCCAGCGAGCTTCTGGGACAACCACCTGCACCTCGCCTGAGCGCCAACGACCGCCTATGGGAGCGCATTCGTTCGCGAATGAATTCGCTCCCATAGCCGCCATCACCGCCTTTCTGGCACGTCTGTACCGCCAACTTTCCGACCTACGGACTTCAGCGGCGAGCTGAAATGCCGACTTACTGATCGCTCACCCGACAGTTCCCGTCGCCGGCGCCAGCGCAGTGCCCGACATCAACTTGCAACATTCGTCTGGTAGAGAGCCGACATCCCACCCCTTCTTCGAGAGGCGCAATACCATGTCTCTGCGACGCTCCCTGCGTGGCCAGATCCTCACCCTCCTGGGCGGCAGCCTGATCCTGCTCCTGCTGATCGCGCTGGCGTGTTTCCACTTCCTTTCCAGCGGCATCCAGTCCTATCGCGGGCTGGTGGACGGCACGCTGGAAGCATCAGGCCTGGTGGACGAGGCCAACCTGGAGTTCAAAGTGCAGGTCCAGGAGTGGAAAAACGTGCTCCTGCGCGGCAAGGACCAGGAGAACCTCGCCAAGTACTGGAGCCAGTTCGAGACCCAGGAAGCCAAGGTCCAGGCCGTGCTCGGCAAGCTGCTGGACAAGGCAGGCCAGCTCAATGACGGCGTCCTGAGGGCCAAGGTGGAAAGCCTGCGCAACGAGCACCGCAACCTGGGTGTCGCCTATCGCAAAGGCCGCGAAGTCTTCATCGCCGCCGGTGGCGATCCGGTGGCCGGGGACACCGCGGTCAAGGGCATCGATCGCGCAGCCAGCGAGCAGATGAGCGCCCTGGTGGCCGAACTCCACGCCCGAGGCCTTCAGCAGTCCGAGACCATCAGTGCCAGTGCCGACAGCACCGTGAATATCGGCCTCCTGGTGATGCTGCTGTCGAGTCTCGGCATCGGCCTGTTCAGCCTGTGGCTGATCAACCGCAACCTGATCACCCCCATCGGCAGCCTGATCGAGTACATCGCCCAGCTTAGCCAGGGCAACTTCGGCCAGCGCGTGGACGTCAGCCGCGAGGACGAACTGGGACGCCTTGCCGTGGCGGCCAACACCCTGCGCGACTTCCTCGCCGACACCTTCCACCGCCTGCGCCAGAGCACCACCCAGTTGGACAACGCCAGCGGC contains the following coding sequences:
- a CDS encoding methyl-accepting chemotaxis protein, encoding MSLRRSLRGQILTLLGGSLILLLLIALACFHFLSSGIQSYRGLVDGTLEASGLVDEANLEFKVQVQEWKNVLLRGKDQENLAKYWSQFETQEAKVQAVLGKLLDKAGQLNDGVLRAKVESLRNEHRNLGVAYRKGREVFIAAGGDPVAGDTAVKGIDRAASEQMSALVAELHARGLQQSETISASADSTVNIGLLVMLLSSLGIGLFSLWLINRNLITPIGSLIEYIAQLSQGNFGQRVDVSREDELGRLAVAANTLRDFLADTFHRLRQSTTQLDNASGELSAIASLMAQGTREQFSRTDQVATAMHEMSATAQEVARHAAEAAGAADQADHSAQQGGEVMQATIHSITGMRSEIANTAEVIRRLESDSGRIGKVLEVIRGIAEQTNLLALNAAIEAARAGDQGRGFAVVADEVRTLAQRTAESTAEIHQIIDTVQTGALNAVRAIESGQTRSEQSVAQVTEAGAMLQRITDAVEAIRDMNRQIATAAEEQTSVAEDISRNLTEITAIATTNDENVQRTQGASQHLHGLSGDLNQLTSRLHA